CACTTCGCCCGCCGCGCAGACACCACCGCCGTCCGCGCGGCCCGCTGACGTGGAGAGCATCGATGCGATCATGGCGGCCGTCTACGACGTGATTTCGGGACCAGCGGGACAGAAGCGCGATTGGGACCGCTTTCGCGCGCTCTTCGTGCCCGGGGCCCGGCTGATCTACACCGGCAAGCGGCCGAACGGCGAAGGCGGAATGCTCGTGTGGAACGTGGACGAGTACATCACACGCAACGGGCCGGGACTCGAGCGTGGCTTCTTCGAGCGCGAGCTGGGCCGCAAGGTCGAGCGCTACGGCAACATCGTGCACCTGATGAGCGCCTACGACTCCAAGCGCACGCTGGAGGATGCGGCGCCGTTCGCCCGCGGCATCAACTCCTTCCAGCTCTGGTACGACGGCAAGCGCTGGTGGGTGGTGACGATCTACTGGGAGGCGGAGACGCCGGCGAACCCGATTCCGGCGGAATACCTGACGGCGAAGCCGTAGGCCCCGCGAGTCATTGGTGGCGCGCGCCGCGATTGCACAGGTCGCGGCGCGCGCGACCGCTTAGCCGGTGCTCTCTCGAAAGCGAGCCGGCGAGACGCCCACGCGCCGCTTGAAGAACCGCGCGAAGTAGCTCGGATCGCGGAACCCGAGCGCTGCCGCCACCTGCGCGGCAGACCGATCCCCATAAAGCAGCTCGCGCCTCGCGAGCACCTCCAGTCGCGCGTCGATCACCTGCTTGGCCGTCGCGCCCAAGTGCTGCCGGCACAGCCGCGTGAGGTGCGCAGCGCTGATGCCCAGCGTGCGCGTGTAGGCGCGCAGCCCGTGTGCGGCGGTGGCGCGCTCGTCGACGAGGCGACGAAAGGCTGACACTTGGCGATGTGGGGTGCGCGTCGCCTCCGTGCCGTGTGCGCGCCCGTAGAGCCGCCCGAGATGCACCAACTGCTCGTAGAGACCGGCACGGAGCAGGTGGGCGCTGTCATCGCGCCACGCGTGCAGTTCACGGCGCATTGCGCCCCACGACTGCTCAAGACGCCGCCGCTGGGCGGCGGGGATCTCCGCCGCGGCACGCCCCGCATCGTGGAAGTAGGGCAGACGCTCCAGGAACGCCGCGTCGCTGAAGAACTGCTCAAGGAACGTGGCGGGAAAGAACAGGCAGAGCCCATCGAGCTCCCGCACCTCCCAGCGCCGCACCTGACCCGGCGAGGTGAACAACAGTTGTCCCGCCGCCACGCGGTAGCGGTGGCCGTCGAGCCAGAACCAGCCTCGCCCCTTCGTGATCACCGTGACATCGTAGAACGACAGCCAGTGCGGCTCCTCGTGGATAAACGTCGGCATCTCGTGGATCCACGCGATGTCGATGAGGATCTCCGGGCCGTACTTGGTGCGATGGAAGTCGATGCGGGTCGGGGACTCGGCCATGTGCGAAAAGTACCAGTTCTGGTGCGTCTTGCACGAGGGCGGCCACGAAACACCCGGGTATTCTCCGGCAACCTCACAGGGACCATTCCATGCTCGCCACACTGCTCCTGCTCGTGCAGGCCCAGGCCATCCCCGTCGACGCGGGCTGGACGCTCGACGGACCCACGATCGGCATCGAACGCCATCGCGACGTCGCAGCCATCCGCGTGGACAACGGACGCGCAACGCGCCGCGACCTGCAACTGATGGACGGGAGCATCGAGTTCGATGTCGAGATGACCGACGTCCGCTCGTTTGTGTACCTGCAGTTCCGGATGGAATCGGACACGGAGTTCGAGGAGATCTACCTGCGGCCGCACAAGTCGGAGCTGCCGGACGCGGTGCAATACAACCCCGTGTGGCGCGGGGACTCGTACTGGCAACTCTGGCACGGGCCGGGCGGCACGGCAGGGCCACGCTTCGAACTCAACAAATGGACACACGTGCGGCTGGATCTGCAGGGCGCGGTGGCGGCGCTGTACCTGGACCGCAGTGCGACGCCCGCGATGGTGATCCCGCTCGCCCGCGCGCCGCGCAGTGGCTACGTGGCCGTGCGCGCGTCAACGCCCGACACCAGCCTACTGCGGGGCCGGCGCACGGCGTCGTTCGCCAACTTCCAGGCGCGCCGCGGGGCGCTCGCCCAAGCGTTGCCTGCGCCGCCCGCTGCCCCGGCACGCGAACCCGGCGACATCACGCGATGGCAGGTCTCGCCGGGTTTCGCCGGTGAACGCGCGGCGATGACCGAACTGCCGGCGGCGGCGCTCGAAGGCCGCGCGAACTGGCCGTCGTACAACGTCGAGCGCAGCGGCGTGCTGGCCATCGGACGGCACCAGGCACGCCCGCGCCCGGTCGGCGCCGCCATCGCCCGACTTGTCCTCCGCGCCGATCGCGAGCAGCTGCAGCGCCTCTACCTCGGCTACTCCGACTACGTGACCGTCTTCGTCAACGGACGTCCCGTGTTCGCCGGCGATGCGCACTACAGCTTTGACGAGCCGCGGCAGGAAGGGCTGATCGCGCGTAGCCAGGCCACCGTCTGGCTGCCACTGCGTCCTGGCGAGAACGAGATCCTGCTCGCCGTGGTGGACAGCTTCGGCGGTTGGGCGCTGATGGGCCGGCTGGAGCCGGCGGATGGGGCGCGGTTGCTGCCCGCGCCCTAGCGGTACCGCTCCATCAACTGCTCCAGCTTCGCACTGCCCGGACACAGCTGCTCGTACGGCAGGTCCACCAGCGGCGTGTCCACGGTCTTGAGCACGTCGTGCATGTCCTGCGAGGTCTCGGAGACAAACAGCAGCCCAGTCGCGATTTCCCCGCGCTTCTGGCAGGCCCGCACGTGCGCGTGCGCGGAGTCGCGGTCGGTGGGATCGTAGTCCTTGGTGGTCGCGCGTAGCCGCACGCGGCCTCCATCGTGCAGGGTCACGGTGCGCACCAGCTCGTCGCTGGGCTCCAGCGTGATCTCCCGCTGCAGCGGCACGAAGTCCGCCGACACGGCCTCCACCTCGTGCTGCCGCGTGTAGGCGTAGCTCTTGGTGCTGCCCTCGTGGTCGTTGAAGGTCACGCAGGGCGAAATCACGTCCACCAATGCGAAGCCCTTGTGCGCGATGGCGCCCTTGAGGATGGGCACCAACTGCTGCTTGTCGCCCGAGAACGACCGCGCCACATAGGTCGCGCCGAGCGTGAGCGCGAGCAGCACCGGGTCGATCGGCGCCGACACATTCGCCTCGCCCTTCTTGCTCTTGGAGCCAACGTCGGCGCTGGCCGAGAACTGACCCTTGGTGAGGCCGTACACGCCGTTGTTCTCGATCACATACAGCATGTTCACGTCGCGACGGATCGCGTGCGCCAACTGTCCAAGCCCGATGGACAGCGAATCGCCGTCGCCGGAGATGCCGATGTACGTGAGCGCGCGGTTGGCCGCGTTGGCGCCGCTGGTCACCGAGGGCATTCGCCCGTGCACGGAGTTGAAGCCGTGCGACTGCTCCATGAAGTACGCGGTGGTCTTGGACGAACAGCCGATGCCGCTCATCTTGGCCGCGCGGTGCGGCGGCAATTCGAGCTCCCAGGCGGCCTGCACCAGGGCCGCGGTCACGGAGTCGTGGCCGCATCCGGCGCAGAGCGTGGACATCACGCCCTCGTAGTCGCGCAGCGTGAGCCCGAGGCCGTTCTTGCGCGCCGTGGGATGCCGAACAGGAGGCTTGGCAATCGAGGTCACGCGGGGACTCCGGCAAGGTGTGAGGTCACGGCCTTGACCACGGTGTCGGCCGAGAGCGGCAGGCCGCCGTAGTCCAAGACCGGGATCAGTTCGTTCGGCGGCACGCCGATCTCCATCGTCAGCAGCGTGCGCAGCTGGCCGTCGCGGTTCTGCTCGATCACGAAAGTGTGCTCGTGCTTGCCGAAGAAGGCACGCACTTCCGAATGGAACGGGAATCCGCGGATGCGCATCACGTCCACGTGCATCCCGTCGGTCCGCAGGCGCTCTGCAGCCTCGCTCACCGCAGCATCGCAGCCGCCGATGGTCACCAGCGCAATCGTCGCCGCGCCCTGATGTTCGATGATCGGGGCGGGGAGGTGGTCCGCCATGCCCTCGATCTTGCGCTTGAGTCGATCCACGACGACCTGGTACGCGTCCGAGTCTTCGGTGTAGGCCGCGTGCTCGTCGTGGCCCGAGCCGCGCACGAAG
This genomic interval from Gemmatimonadaceae bacterium contains the following:
- a CDS encoding 2-oxoacid:ferredoxin oxidoreductase subunit beta; the encoded protein is MTSIAKPPVRHPTARKNGLGLTLRDYEGVMSTLCAGCGHDSVTAALVQAAWELELPPHRAAKMSGIGCSSKTTAYFMEQSHGFNSVHGRMPSVTSGANAANRALTYIGISGDGDSLSIGLGQLAHAIRRDVNMLYVIENNGVYGLTKGQFSASADVGSKSKKGEANVSAPIDPVLLALTLGATYVARSFSGDKQQLVPILKGAIAHKGFALVDVISPCVTFNDHEGSTKSYAYTRQHEVEAVSADFVPLQREITLEPSDELVRTVTLHDGGRVRLRATTKDYDPTDRDSAHAHVRACQKRGEIATGLLFVSETSQDMHDVLKTVDTPLVDLPYEQLCPGSAKLEQLMERYR
- a CDS encoding helix-turn-helix domain-containing protein, with translation MAESPTRIDFHRTKYGPEILIDIAWIHEMPTFIHEEPHWLSFYDVTVITKGRGWFWLDGHRYRVAAGQLLFTSPGQVRRWEVRELDGLCLFFPATFLEQFFSDAAFLERLPYFHDAGRAAAEIPAAQRRRLEQSWGAMRRELHAWRDDSAHLLRAGLYEQLVHLGRLYGRAHGTEATRTPHRQVSAFRRLVDERATAAHGLRAYTRTLGISAAHLTRLCRQHLGATAKQVIDARLEVLARRELLYGDRSAAQVAAALGFRDPSYFARFFKRRVGVSPARFRESTG